Proteins encoded by one window of Drosophila melanogaster chromosome X:
- the CG7406 gene encoding uncharacterized protein, with protein sequence MKVFICLIACFSLAQSGFIGGGASGGWSTGGGGGWSSGGGGAPTIVKVISEEAGHGGWAGGYSGGYAHAPEEVKIVKVISEAGHSHGHDYGHSHGHGSDVKIIKVIQEEGHSHGHGHGYDYSSGGHGHAHHAEDVKIIKLISSGIADGSSHGGWSSGGGWFSGGSGWN encoded by the exons ATGAAG GTTTTCATCTGCCTGATTGCCTGCTTCAGCCTGGCCCAATCCGGATTCATCGGAGGCGGCGCTAGCGGTGGCTGGTCAactggaggaggtggtggctGGTCATCCGGCGGAGGCGGCGCCCCCACCATCGTCAAGGTCATCAGCGAGGAGGCTGGTCATGGCGGATGGGCCGGCGGCTACTCTGGTGGCTATGCCCATGCTCCCGAGGAGGTGAAGATCGTCAAGGTGATCAGCGAGGCGGGCCACTCTCACGGACATGATTATGGTCACAGCCACGGCCACGGCTCGGATGTTAAGATCATCAAGGTCATCCAGGAGGAGGGTCACagccatggccatggccacgGTTACGACTACTCCAGCGGAGGCCATGGACACGCACACCACGCCGAAGATGTGAAGATCATTAAGCTGATCAGCTCCGGAATCGCCGATGGCAGCAGCCACGGTGGCTGGTCGTCCGGCGGCGGCTGGTTCTCCGGTGGCTCCGGATGGAACTAA